One stretch of Oncorhynchus masou masou isolate Uvic2021 chromosome 9, UVic_Omas_1.1, whole genome shotgun sequence DNA includes these proteins:
- the LOC135545873 gene encoding saxitoxin and tetrodotoxin-binding protein 1-like, which translates to MCVVYYYGVALLALLAVSRVTAAPTTEPPTEEDCGKMVKPLPADKLNTVFGEWILIEAFSDDEGYAEKLKMGKSSKVELRATSSDKSVLFKQGNMIDDTCVNYSIMNMSIVENTIQQLKDNGISKAHFLQACPDCLVMHFSNTITVAGVPIRMVRSFYIFGKTGKLHESELEPIRKQAECLKFPQPAQFIYDGVAEFCPETKKNETK; encoded by the exons ATGTGTGTTGTGTACTACTACGGTGTGGCTCTCCTGGCTCTGCTGGCAGTGAGCAGGGTGACCGCGGCACCGACGACTGAGCCACCGACTGAGGAAGACTGTGGTAAAATGGTCAAACCACTCCCTGCCGACAAGCTCAACACG GTCTTTGGTGAATGGATTCTCATCGAGGCGTTTTCAGATGATGAAGGTTATGCCGAAAAACTGAAAATGGGAAAAAGCTCCAAGGTGGAACTACGAGCAACATCAAGCGACAAGAGTGTGCTTTTCAAACAGGGAAACATGAT TGATGACACCTGTGTTAATTACTCCATAATGAATATGTCCATTGTAGAGAACACCATACAGCAGTTAA aGGATAATGGAATTTCCAAGGCACACTTCCTGCAAGCCTGCCCTGACTGTCTCGTCATGCACTTCAGTAACACCATTACCGTAGCAGGAGTGCCCATCCGAATGGTCCGATCTTTCTATATCtttg GAAAGACTGGCAAACTGCATGAATCAGAGCTGGAGCCAATCAGAAAACAAGCCGAGTGCCTCAAGTTCCCTCAGCCTGCACAGTTCATCTATGATGGCGTTGCAG AGTTTTGCCCCGAGACAAAGAAGAATGAGACCAAATAA
- the LOC135545874 gene encoding alpha-1,3-mannosyl-glycoprotein 4-beta-N-acetylglucosaminyltransferase B-like isoform X1: MRLTHVKLGCLLASVFLSLTWFTAYNGNDKGEPPYDPKMIQLYERLLAAESRGELVYRELSSLLTSLRNLTIPNNNSSTNVTEGLIKRRLGLLSSRLPNAYLYLPHLRDHADSLNPNVVLGKGRTGVSLVLGIPTVKRQKQSYLVSTLNSLLYDLSPSEREDTVIIVFVAETDAGYVNTVAELIKHNFPTDVHSGLLEVVSPSQYFYPNFRRLRETFGDSKDRVKWRTKQNLDYSFLMLYAHEKGTYYVQLEDDIVAKPGYSQAMKTYVRSLASDDWMLLEFSQLGFIGKMFRARDLPMIAEFFLMFHKDKPIDWLLDHILWVKACNPEKDAKDCNLQKGLLKLRYKPSLFQHVGLHSSLPGKVQKLKDKDFGKAPLFAAHSNPPAELSSSLKHYQQHTLERAYEGQDFFWGLTPTAEDFILLSFPQPLTVTGYLFRSGNIEINGDRFYNTTVEVLPSDSSVSDRLVGGQSPQYEGSYGGFIVIGSFVDGMAEGQIDAQMQPISALRLLVHSDSDVWVLLSEENAKGSLQSVSQKFSINGVIEI, encoded by the exons ATGAGGCTCACTCATGTCAAACTTGGATGTCTTCTGgcttctgtttttctctctctaacctggttCACCGCTTATAATGGAAATG acaAGGGTGAACCCCCCTACGACCCTAAGATGATCCAGCTGTATGAACGTCTGCTGGCTGCAGAGTCCAGGGGGGAGCTGGTGTACAGGGAGCTCAGCAGTCTGCTGACCAGCCTGAGGAACCTCACCATACCGAACAACAACTCCTCCACTAATGTCACAG AAGGACTGATAAAGAGAAGACTCGGTCTGCTTTCCTCCAGACTGCCCAACGCCTACCTCTACCTGCCCCACCTACGGGACCACGCAGACAGCCTGAATCCTAACGTCGTCCTGGGAAAGGGCCGGACTGGAG TGTCCCTGGTATTGGggatccctacggtgaagcgtcaGAAGCAGAGCTACTTGGTTAGCACCCTGAACTCCCTCCTCTACGACCTTTCACCTTCTGAACGAGAAGACACCGTCATCATCGTCTTTGTTGCCGAG ACAGATGCAGGATACGTCAACACCGTAGCAGAACTCATAAAGCATAA TTTTCCTACAGATGTGCACTCAGGCCTGTTGGAGGTAGTGTCCCCTTCTCAGTACTTCTACCCCAACTTCCGCAGACTCAGGGAAACCTTTGGAGACTCCAAGGATAGAGTCAA ATGGCGCACCAAGCAGAACTTGGACTACAGCTTCCTGATGCTCTACGCACATGAGAAGGGAACCTACTATGTACAG TTGGAAGATGACATTGTGGCTAAGCCTGGCTACTCTCAGGCCATGAAAACATACGTCAGATCACTGGCCTCGGATGACTGGATGTTGCTGGAGTTCTCTCAGCTCGGCTTCATCG GCAAGATGTTCCGAGCCCGTGATCTACCAATGATAGCAGAGTTCTTTCTGATGTTCCACAAAGACAAGCCCATTGATTGGCTGTTGGACCACATTCTGTGGGTGAAGGCTTGCAACCCAGAAAAAGATGCG AAAGACTGCAACCTGCAGAAGGGCCTGCTCAAGCTGAGATATAAACCCTCTCTGTTTCAACATGTAGGCCTTCACTCCTCTCTGCCTGGGAAAGTACAGAAACTGAAA GATAAGGACTTTGGGAAGGCGCCACTGTTTGCTGCCCACAGTAACCCCCCTGCAGAGCTGAGCAGTAGTCTGAAGCACTACCAGCAGCACACCCTGGAGAGGGCCTACGAGGGCCAGGACTTCTTCTGGGGCCTGACCCCTACCGCTGAAGACTTCATCCTGCTCAGCTTCCCGCAGCCACTCACTGTCACCGG GTACCTGTTTCGCAGCGGAAACATTGAGATCAACGGAGACAGGTTTTATAACACCACCGTGGAGGTGCTCCCTAGTGAT AGCTCAGTGAGTGACAGACTGGTGGGTGGCCAGTCTCCTCAATACGAAGGATCTTACGGAGGCTTCATAGTTATTG GTTCCTTTGTGGATGGGATGGCTGAGGGACAGATAGACGCACAGATGCAGCCCATCTCTGCTTTACGTCTGCTGGTACACAGCGACTCTGACGTGTGGGTTCTGCTCAGTGAG GAGAATGCCAAGGGCTCTCTGCAGTCCGTATCGCAGAAGTTCAGCATTAACGgtgtgattgaaatttaa
- the LOC135545874 gene encoding alpha-1,3-mannosyl-glycoprotein 4-beta-N-acetylglucosaminyltransferase B-like isoform X2, which translates to MRLTHVKLGCLLASVFLSLTWFTAYNGNDKGEPPYDPKMIQLYERLLAAESRGELVYRELSSLLTSLRNLTIPNNNSSTNVTEGLIKRRLGLLSSRLPNAYLYLPHLRDHADSLNPNVVLGKGRTGVSLVLGIPTVKRQKQSYLVSTLNSLLYDLSPSEREDTVIIVFVAETDAGYVNTVAELIKHNFPTDVHSGLLEVVSPSQYFYPNFRRLRETFGDSKDRVKWRTKQNLDYSFLMLYAHEKGTYYVQLEDDIVAKPGYSQAMKTYVRSLASDDWMLLEFSQLGFIGKMFRARDLPMIAEFFLMFHKDKPIDWLLDHILWVKACNPEKDAKDCNLQKGLLKLRYKPSLFQHVGLHSSLPGKVQKLKDKDFGKAPLFAAHSNPPAELSSSLKHYQQHTLERAYEGQDFFWGLTPTAEDFILLSFPQPLTVTGYLFRSGNIEINGDRFYNTTVEVLPSDSSVSDRLVGGQSPQYEGSYGGFIVIGSFVDGMAEGQIDAQMQPISALRLLVHSDSDVWVLLSEKPFWRMETMDGSQHRQAG; encoded by the exons ATGAGGCTCACTCATGTCAAACTTGGATGTCTTCTGgcttctgtttttctctctctaacctggttCACCGCTTATAATGGAAATG acaAGGGTGAACCCCCCTACGACCCTAAGATGATCCAGCTGTATGAACGTCTGCTGGCTGCAGAGTCCAGGGGGGAGCTGGTGTACAGGGAGCTCAGCAGTCTGCTGACCAGCCTGAGGAACCTCACCATACCGAACAACAACTCCTCCACTAATGTCACAG AAGGACTGATAAAGAGAAGACTCGGTCTGCTTTCCTCCAGACTGCCCAACGCCTACCTCTACCTGCCCCACCTACGGGACCACGCAGACAGCCTGAATCCTAACGTCGTCCTGGGAAAGGGCCGGACTGGAG TGTCCCTGGTATTGGggatccctacggtgaagcgtcaGAAGCAGAGCTACTTGGTTAGCACCCTGAACTCCCTCCTCTACGACCTTTCACCTTCTGAACGAGAAGACACCGTCATCATCGTCTTTGTTGCCGAG ACAGATGCAGGATACGTCAACACCGTAGCAGAACTCATAAAGCATAA TTTTCCTACAGATGTGCACTCAGGCCTGTTGGAGGTAGTGTCCCCTTCTCAGTACTTCTACCCCAACTTCCGCAGACTCAGGGAAACCTTTGGAGACTCCAAGGATAGAGTCAA ATGGCGCACCAAGCAGAACTTGGACTACAGCTTCCTGATGCTCTACGCACATGAGAAGGGAACCTACTATGTACAG TTGGAAGATGACATTGTGGCTAAGCCTGGCTACTCTCAGGCCATGAAAACATACGTCAGATCACTGGCCTCGGATGACTGGATGTTGCTGGAGTTCTCTCAGCTCGGCTTCATCG GCAAGATGTTCCGAGCCCGTGATCTACCAATGATAGCAGAGTTCTTTCTGATGTTCCACAAAGACAAGCCCATTGATTGGCTGTTGGACCACATTCTGTGGGTGAAGGCTTGCAACCCAGAAAAAGATGCG AAAGACTGCAACCTGCAGAAGGGCCTGCTCAAGCTGAGATATAAACCCTCTCTGTTTCAACATGTAGGCCTTCACTCCTCTCTGCCTGGGAAAGTACAGAAACTGAAA GATAAGGACTTTGGGAAGGCGCCACTGTTTGCTGCCCACAGTAACCCCCCTGCAGAGCTGAGCAGTAGTCTGAAGCACTACCAGCAGCACACCCTGGAGAGGGCCTACGAGGGCCAGGACTTCTTCTGGGGCCTGACCCCTACCGCTGAAGACTTCATCCTGCTCAGCTTCCCGCAGCCACTCACTGTCACCGG GTACCTGTTTCGCAGCGGAAACATTGAGATCAACGGAGACAGGTTTTATAACACCACCGTGGAGGTGCTCCCTAGTGAT AGCTCAGTGAGTGACAGACTGGTGGGTGGCCAGTCTCCTCAATACGAAGGATCTTACGGAGGCTTCATAGTTATTG GTTCCTTTGTGGATGGGATGGCTGAGGGACAGATAGACGCACAGATGCAGCCCATCTCTGCTTTACGTCTGCTGGTACACAGCGACTCTGACGTGTGGGTTCTGCTCAGTGAG AAACCATTTTGGAGAATGGAGACTATGGATGGTTCTCAGCACAGACAAGCAGGGTAA
- the LOC135545874 gene encoding alpha-1,3-mannosyl-glycoprotein 4-beta-N-acetylglucosaminyltransferase B-like isoform X3 yields the protein MRLTHVKLGCLLASVFLSLTWFTAYNGNDKGEPPYDPKMIQLYERLLAAESRGELVYRELSSLLTSLRNLTIPNNNSSTNVTEGLIKRRLGLLSSRLPNAYLYLPHLRDHADSLNPNVVLGKGRTGVSLVLGIPTVKRQKQSYLVSTLNSLLYDLSPSEREDTVIIVFVAETDAGYVNTVAELIKHNFPTDVHSGLLEVVSPSQYFYPNFRRLRETFGDSKDRVKWRTKQNLDYSFLMLYAHEKGTYYVQLEDDIVAKPGYSQAMKTYVRSLASDDWMLLEFSQLGFIGKMFRARDLPMIAEFFLMFHKDKPIDWLLDHILWVKACNPEKDAKDCNLQKGLLKLRYKPSLFQHVGLHSSLPGKVQKLKDKDFGKAPLFAAHSNPPAELSSSLKHYQQHTLERAYEGQDFFWGLTPTAEDFILLSFPQPLTVTGYLFRSGNIEINGDRFYNTTVEVLPSDSSVSDRLVGGQSPQYEGSYGGFIVIGSFVDGMAEGQIDAQMQPISALRLLVHSDSDVWVLLSEIFIKL from the exons ATGAGGCTCACTCATGTCAAACTTGGATGTCTTCTGgcttctgtttttctctctctaacctggttCACCGCTTATAATGGAAATG acaAGGGTGAACCCCCCTACGACCCTAAGATGATCCAGCTGTATGAACGTCTGCTGGCTGCAGAGTCCAGGGGGGAGCTGGTGTACAGGGAGCTCAGCAGTCTGCTGACCAGCCTGAGGAACCTCACCATACCGAACAACAACTCCTCCACTAATGTCACAG AAGGACTGATAAAGAGAAGACTCGGTCTGCTTTCCTCCAGACTGCCCAACGCCTACCTCTACCTGCCCCACCTACGGGACCACGCAGACAGCCTGAATCCTAACGTCGTCCTGGGAAAGGGCCGGACTGGAG TGTCCCTGGTATTGGggatccctacggtgaagcgtcaGAAGCAGAGCTACTTGGTTAGCACCCTGAACTCCCTCCTCTACGACCTTTCACCTTCTGAACGAGAAGACACCGTCATCATCGTCTTTGTTGCCGAG ACAGATGCAGGATACGTCAACACCGTAGCAGAACTCATAAAGCATAA TTTTCCTACAGATGTGCACTCAGGCCTGTTGGAGGTAGTGTCCCCTTCTCAGTACTTCTACCCCAACTTCCGCAGACTCAGGGAAACCTTTGGAGACTCCAAGGATAGAGTCAA ATGGCGCACCAAGCAGAACTTGGACTACAGCTTCCTGATGCTCTACGCACATGAGAAGGGAACCTACTATGTACAG TTGGAAGATGACATTGTGGCTAAGCCTGGCTACTCTCAGGCCATGAAAACATACGTCAGATCACTGGCCTCGGATGACTGGATGTTGCTGGAGTTCTCTCAGCTCGGCTTCATCG GCAAGATGTTCCGAGCCCGTGATCTACCAATGATAGCAGAGTTCTTTCTGATGTTCCACAAAGACAAGCCCATTGATTGGCTGTTGGACCACATTCTGTGGGTGAAGGCTTGCAACCCAGAAAAAGATGCG AAAGACTGCAACCTGCAGAAGGGCCTGCTCAAGCTGAGATATAAACCCTCTCTGTTTCAACATGTAGGCCTTCACTCCTCTCTGCCTGGGAAAGTACAGAAACTGAAA GATAAGGACTTTGGGAAGGCGCCACTGTTTGCTGCCCACAGTAACCCCCCTGCAGAGCTGAGCAGTAGTCTGAAGCACTACCAGCAGCACACCCTGGAGAGGGCCTACGAGGGCCAGGACTTCTTCTGGGGCCTGACCCCTACCGCTGAAGACTTCATCCTGCTCAGCTTCCCGCAGCCACTCACTGTCACCGG GTACCTGTTTCGCAGCGGAAACATTGAGATCAACGGAGACAGGTTTTATAACACCACCGTGGAGGTGCTCCCTAGTGAT AGCTCAGTGAGTGACAGACTGGTGGGTGGCCAGTCTCCTCAATACGAAGGATCTTACGGAGGCTTCATAGTTATTG GTTCCTTTGTGGATGGGATGGCTGAGGGACAGATAGACGCACAGATGCAGCCCATCTCTGCTTTACGTCTGCTGGTACACAGCGACTCTGACGTGTGGGTTCTGCTCAGTGAG ATATTTATTAAACTTTGA
- the LOC135545875 gene encoding short coiled-coil protein B-like encodes MSSDGDGDMENQAELEEKTRLINQVLELQHTLEDLSSRVDAVKEENLKLKSENQVLGQYIENLMSASSVFQTTDTKSKRK; translated from the exons ATGAGCTCCGACGGGGATG GTGACATGGAGAATCAAGCTGAGCTGGAGGAAAAGACTAGGCTTATAAACCAGGTGTTGGAGCTTCAGCACACTCTAGAAG ACCTGTCGTCGCGTGTGGATGCGGTGAAGGAGGAGAACCTGAAGTTGAAGTCTGAGAACCAGGTTCTGGGTCAGTACATTGAGAACCTTATGTCTGCCTCCAGCGTGTTCCAGACCACTGACACCAAGAGCAAACGAAAATAA
- the LOC135545880 gene encoding ras-related protein Rab-33B-like, with amino-acid sequence MASVESSTEFTSSLTVSSHLPPPRTRIFKIIVIGDSGVGKTCLTYQFCAGKFPEKTEATIGVDFREKLIEIDGEKIKVQLWDTAGQERFRKSMVQHYYRNVHAVVFVYDVTSAASFRSLPAWIEECKQHALGQEVPRILVGNKCDLQNSVQVGTDLAQQFADAHSMPLFETSAKNPSSNGHGDGSHGNSDHVEAIFMTVAHKLKSQKPLILSQPPGGDTVTLTRGRDEGEEKASWSCMC; translated from the exons ATGGCAAGTGTGGAGTCGTCGACGGAATTCACTAGTTCGCTGACTGTCTCGTCTCATCTTCCGCCACCACGGACGCGGATTTTCAAGATCATCGTGATTGGGGACTCCGGTGTGGGCAAGACATGCCTAACCTACCAATTCTGTGCGGGCAAGTTTCCGGAGAAAACCGAGGCCACGATTGGGGTGGACTTTCGGGAGAAACTTATCGAGATTGACGGCGAGAAAATCAAG GTTCAGCTATGGGACACGGCAGGCCAGGAGCGGTTCCGTAAGAGCATGGTGCAGCACTACTACCGCAACGTGCATGCTGTGGTGTTCGTGTACGACGTGACCAGCGCCGCCAGCTTCCGCAGCCTCCCGGCCTGGATCGAGGAGTGTAAGCAGCACGCTCTGGGCCAGGAAGTCCCGAGGATCCTGGTTGGGAACAAGTGTGACCTGCAGAACTCTGTCCAGGTGGGCACAGACTTGGCCCAGCAGTTTGCTGACGCCCACTCCATGCCCTTGTTCGAGACATCTGCCAAGAACCCCAGCAGCAATGGCCATGGTGATGGTAGCCATGGCAACAGTGATCACGTGGAGGCCATTTTCATGACGGTAGCCCACAAGCTGAAGTCCCAGAAGCCACTGATACTGAGCCAGCCGCCCGGGGGGGACACGGTGACCCTGACGAGGGGAAGGGATGAGGGCGAGGAGAAGGCGAGCTGGTCCTGCATGTGCTGA